One window of Rasiella rasia genomic DNA carries:
- the atpA gene encoding F0F1 ATP synthase subunit alpha, with translation MAEVKPAEVSAILKQQLTGFEATASLDEVGTVLTVGDGIARVYGLANAEYGELVAFENGMEGIVLNLEEDNVGVVLLGPSRGISEGATVKRTQRIASINVGEGIVGRVVNTLGQPIDGKGAIEGELYEMPLERKAPGVIYRQPVTEPLQTGIKSIDAMIPVGRGQRELVIGDRQTGKSTVTIDTILNQKEFYDAGEPVYCIYVAIGQKASTVANIAKVLEDAGALAYTTIVAANASDPAPMQVYAPFAGAAIGEYFRDTGRPALIVYDDLSKQAVAYREVSLLLRRPPGREAYPGDVFFLHSRLLERAAKVIADDAIAAEMNDLPESLKGIVKGGGSLTALPIIETQAGDVSAYIPTNVISITDGQIFLDGDLFNSGVRPAINVGISVSRVGGNAQIKSMKKVSGTLKLDQAAFRELEAFAKFGSDLDAATLNVIEKGKRNVEILKQAENTPFTVEDQISIIYAGSKNLLRNVPVEKVKEFERDYLEMLNAKHRDTLDTLKAGKLTDQVIDVLTTVAADLSAKYKA, from the coding sequence ATGGCAGAAGTTAAACCAGCTGAAGTTTCAGCAATCTTAAAACAACAACTTACAGGTTTTGAAGCAACAGCTTCATTAGACGAAGTAGGAACTGTATTAACTGTAGGTGATGGTATTGCACGTGTATACGGGCTTGCAAACGCCGAATACGGAGAATTGGTAGCGTTTGAAAACGGTATGGAAGGTATCGTATTAAACCTTGAAGAAGATAATGTAGGAGTTGTATTGTTAGGACCTTCTAGAGGTATTTCTGAAGGAGCTACTGTAAAACGTACACAGCGTATTGCATCTATTAACGTAGGAGAAGGTATTGTTGGGCGTGTGGTAAACACACTAGGACAGCCTATCGACGGAAAAGGTGCTATTGAAGGTGAGTTGTACGAAATGCCACTAGAGCGTAAAGCGCCAGGTGTAATCTACCGCCAGCCAGTAACTGAGCCGTTACAAACAGGAATTAAGAGTATCGATGCCATGATCCCAGTTGGGCGTGGACAACGTGAATTAGTAATTGGTGACCGTCAAACAGGAAAGTCTACTGTTACTATTGATACCATCTTAAATCAGAAAGAATTTTACGATGCTGGAGAACCAGTATATTGTATCTATGTTGCTATCGGACAAAAAGCTTCTACTGTTGCAAACATTGCAAAAGTATTAGAAGATGCTGGAGCCCTAGCCTATACTACAATTGTTGCGGCAAATGCATCAGATCCTGCACCAATGCAGGTTTATGCTCCGTTTGCAGGTGCGGCCATTGGAGAGTACTTTAGAGATACAGGAAGACCAGCCTTAATTGTGTACGATGATTTGTCGAAACAAGCCGTTGCATACCGTGAGGTTTCTTTATTATTACGTCGCCCACCAGGACGTGAAGCATATCCTGGAGATGTATTCTTCTTACACTCAAGATTGTTAGAGCGTGCTGCAAAAGTTATTGCAGATGATGCGATTGCTGCTGAAATGAACGACCTTCCAGAATCGTTAAAAGGAATTGTAAAAGGAGGCGGATCACTTACTGCACTTCCTATTATTGAAACACAAGCAGGTGACGTTTCTGCATATATTCCAACAAACGTAATCTCGATTACAGATGGACAGATATTCTTAGATGGTGACTTGTTTAACTCTGGTGTACGTCCAGCAATTAACGTGGGTATTTCGGTATCTCGTGTAGGTGGTAATGCACAGATTAAGTCAATGAAAAAAGTATCAGGTACATTAAAATTAGACCAGGCTGCTTTCCGTGAATTAGAAGCCTTTGCTAAATTTGGTTCAGACCTTGATGCTGCGACCTTAAATGTAATTGAAAAAGGTAAACGTAACGTAGAGATTCTAAAGCAAGCTGAAAACACACCGTTTACGGTAGAAGATCAGATTTCTATTATCTATGCCGGTTCTAAAAACTTGTTACGTAACGTACCAGTAGAAAAAGTAAAGGAATTTGAAAGAGACTATCTAGAAATGTTGAATGCTAAGCATAGAGACACCCTAGATACATTGAAAGCTGGAAAGCTAACAGATCAAGTAATAGATGTGTTAACTACAGTAGCCGCAGACCTGTCAGCCAAGTATAAAGCTTAA
- the atpG gene encoding ATP synthase F1 subunit gamma, giving the protein MANLKEIRNRIASVGSTMQITSAMKMVSAAKLKKAQDAITAMRPYSEKLTELLQNLSATLDSDSGSTYSEQREVNKVLVVAITSNRGLAGAFNTNVIKASQALKNETYAGKQVDFITLGKKGNDILKKSGNVITFNSEIFDELTYDNVAEIADTLMTSFAEGKYDKIILTYNHFKNAATQEVMREQFLPILPRQNDDVANTGTTQNYIFEPSKEEIVEGLIPKSLKTQLFKALRDSVASEHGARMTAMHKATDNATELRDALKLQYNKARQAAITNEILEIVGGAEALAG; this is encoded by the coding sequence ATGGCGAATCTTAAGGAAATTAGAAATAGAATAGCATCGGTAGGTTCAACGATGCAGATTACCAGTGCCATGAAAATGGTTTCTGCTGCAAAATTGAAAAAAGCGCAGGATGCCATTACAGCAATGCGTCCCTATTCTGAAAAGCTAACAGAATTATTACAAAACTTGAGTGCTACGTTAGACTCAGACAGTGGAAGCACTTATTCTGAACAACGTGAGGTAAACAAGGTATTGGTTGTTGCTATTACGTCTAACCGCGGTTTGGCAGGAGCCTTTAACACTAACGTAATTAAAGCCTCACAGGCCTTAAAAAATGAAACCTACGCCGGAAAACAAGTAGATTTTATTACACTAGGTAAAAAAGGAAACGATATCTTAAAGAAAAGCGGAAACGTTATTACCTTCAATTCTGAAATTTTTGACGAATTGACCTATGATAATGTAGCTGAAATTGCAGATACTTTAATGACAAGTTTTGCTGAAGGAAAGTACGATAAGATTATTTTAACGTACAACCACTTTAAGAATGCAGCGACGCAAGAAGTAATGCGCGAGCAGTTTTTGCCAATTTTACCACGTCAGAACGACGATGTTGCCAATACTGGAACAACTCAAAATTATATATTTGAGCCTTCAAAAGAAGAAATCGTTGAAGGATTAATTCCGAAGAGCTTAAAGACACAATTGTTTAAGGCATTAAGAGATTCTGTTGCAAGCGAACACGGTGCACGTATGACCGCCATGCACAAAGCAACAGATAATGCAACCGAGTTGCGCGACGCACTTAAATTACAATACAACAAAGCCCGTCAGGCAGCAATTACCAATGAAATTTTAGAAATTGTTGGTGGAGCCGAAGCTTTGGCAGGATAA
- a CDS encoding lipopolysaccharide biosynthesis protein, whose protein sequence is MGLFKKLFQQTFIYGLATVLPRALAIVLVPLYTAVMMPSEFGVYATLMSYIILGNVLLSYGMETAFFRFINKHEDQKRVVERTVLSSLTLTTLLFLTGTLLCREPLAAYIDFKTEYVTYALLILSLDALVILPFAWFRANEKPMRYAAIKILNVCINLGCNLFFFLMLPQLVTEGVDSFWNSIYTEENKVVYVFVSNTIASGCTLLLLLPLYLKIGFGIDKVLWKKMLKYAFPVLVAGIAFSINEAFDKILLKYLLPENIAETEVGVYAACYKLGVFMTLFATAFRLGIEPFFFNHAKSENAKTTYATITKYFSIFGSIILLFVIVYIDVFKRLLIADSEYWVALSIVPIILLANLCLGIYHNLSVWYKVTDRTQFGAYISIAGALITLALNFILIPLMSYMGSAIATLAAYGTMMFLSYFFGRKYYAVPYDIKKIGGYLLLSVAFSGVAFYVFEGNLLIGTVLLLVFLLLVILSEKNDLKRIIKK, encoded by the coding sequence TTGGGCCTCTTTAAAAAACTCTTTCAACAAACATTTATATATGGCCTTGCCACGGTATTGCCCAGAGCACTGGCTATTGTTCTCGTACCGCTGTATACGGCCGTGATGATGCCCTCAGAGTTTGGGGTGTACGCTACACTAATGTCTTATATTATCCTTGGCAATGTCCTGCTTTCTTACGGCATGGAGACGGCCTTCTTCCGATTTATTAATAAACATGAAGACCAGAAACGAGTGGTAGAACGTACGGTATTATCATCATTAACACTTACTACACTACTCTTTTTAACGGGTACACTATTATGCCGAGAACCCTTGGCAGCATACATAGATTTTAAAACAGAATATGTCACCTACGCCCTCCTAATTTTATCATTAGATGCGTTGGTTATTTTACCTTTTGCATGGTTTCGAGCGAACGAAAAGCCCATGCGGTATGCGGCCATCAAAATTTTGAATGTTTGTATTAATTTGGGGTGTAATTTGTTCTTTTTCTTAATGCTTCCACAGCTAGTTACAGAGGGGGTAGATTCGTTCTGGAATTCAATTTATACCGAGGAGAACAAAGTGGTCTACGTTTTTGTTTCTAATACTATTGCAAGTGGTTGCACGCTGCTATTGTTGCTGCCTTTGTATCTTAAAATTGGCTTTGGAATAGACAAAGTGTTGTGGAAGAAAATGCTTAAATACGCTTTTCCTGTTCTTGTCGCTGGAATTGCATTTAGTATAAATGAAGCGTTCGATAAAATTTTACTGAAATATTTATTGCCTGAAAATATAGCCGAAACTGAGGTTGGTGTGTATGCGGCATGCTACAAGCTGGGAGTGTTTATGACCCTTTTCGCAACCGCTTTTAGACTAGGTATTGAACCTTTTTTCTTTAATCATGCAAAATCTGAAAATGCAAAAACTACCTACGCCACTATTACAAAGTACTTTTCCATCTTTGGAAGCATAATTTTACTATTTGTAATCGTCTATATAGATGTGTTTAAGCGCTTATTGATTGCAGATTCAGAGTATTGGGTAGCACTATCTATTGTTCCTATTATATTGTTAGCTAATCTGTGTTTAGGAATCTATCACAATCTTTCAGTGTGGTATAAGGTGACAGACCGTACACAATTTGGAGCCTATATTTCTATTGCAGGCGCCCTTATAACTCTAGCACTCAATTTTATACTCATACCTCTTATGAGCTATATGGGATCTGCCATAGCTACCTTAGCAGCTTATGGTACCATGATGTTTTTGTCTTATTTCTTCGGAAGGAAATACTACGCAGTACCGTACGATATAAAGAAAATAGGCGGCTACCTATTGCTTTCCGTGGCATTTTCTGGGGTAGCCTTTTATGTTTTTGAAGGAAATCTCCTTATAGGAACTGTATTATTATTGGTATTTTTGTTGCTTGTGATCCTTTCAGAAAAAAACGACTTAAAACGAATTATAAAAAAGTAG
- the dut gene encoding dUTP diphosphatase, with protein sequence MTNIKIINKSNHPLPSYETIASAGMDIRANVSEASTLKPLQRAIVKTGLFIELPIGFEAQVRPRSGLAAKKGITVLNSPGTIDADYRGEIGVILVNLSNEDFTIENGERIAQLVIAKHERAVFEEVKKLSETDRGAGGFGSTGVK encoded by the coding sequence ATGACCAACATAAAAATTATAAATAAGTCTAATCACCCGCTCCCAAGCTATGAAACTATTGCTAGTGCTGGAATGGACATTCGGGCTAATGTTTCAGAAGCATCAACATTAAAGCCATTGCAACGGGCGATTGTAAAAACAGGTCTTTTTATAGAGCTCCCAATTGGGTTTGAAGCACAGGTACGTCCTAGAAGTGGTCTGGCAGCAAAGAAGGGAATTACCGTATTAAATAGCCCAGGCACCATAGACGCAGACTATCGAGGTGAAATAGGCGTTATTTTAGTGAATCTTTCTAACGAAGATTTTACGATTGAAAATGGCGAACGTATTGCACAACTAGTCATTGCCAAACACGAGCGCGCCGTTTTTGAAGAAGTAAAGAAACTTTCCGAAACAGATCGTGGCGCTGGTGGGTTTGGAAGTACTGGCGTTAAATAA
- a CDS encoding sugar nucleotidyltransferase: MKIIVPMAGRGSRLRPHSLTVPKPLIPVAGKPIVHRLVADIAAVLNEDIDEIAFILGDPAFFGEDVVESLQDLAKSLGAKPSIYRQLDPKGTGHAIMCAEPSLSGPAVIAYADTLIRANFDLDKEADSVIWTKKVDNPEAYGVVNLNDNDEIIELVEKPETFVSDQAVIGIYYFKDVAVLKNELQYVLDHNIINGGEYQINDGIKRMMASGKVFKTGTVSEWMDCGNKEVTVETNLRMLGFLHEANEPLVSENITKENATIIEPCFIAEGVQLKNSTIGPYVSIGKGTIIEDSSVKNSIIQTHTVVKNATLDNAMIGNHAHFNGNFTDVSIGDYSQLK, from the coding sequence ATGAAAATAATAGTCCCAATGGCGGGTCGCGGAAGTCGCCTTCGCCCACATAGCTTAACCGTTCCAAAACCACTTATTCCTGTAGCAGGTAAACCCATAGTACATCGTTTGGTAGCAGATATCGCCGCGGTACTTAATGAAGACATAGATGAGATTGCGTTTATTCTTGGTGATCCAGCCTTTTTTGGAGAGGATGTAGTTGAAAGTTTACAAGACCTTGCTAAGAGTTTAGGTGCAAAACCAAGTATTTACCGGCAATTAGACCCTAAGGGTACTGGTCATGCCATAATGTGTGCAGAACCTTCTCTAAGTGGTCCGGCTGTTATTGCATACGCCGACACCTTAATTAGAGCCAATTTCGACTTAGACAAAGAAGCAGATAGTGTTATCTGGACAAAAAAAGTAGATAACCCAGAAGCCTATGGGGTTGTTAATTTGAATGACAATGACGAAATTATTGAACTTGTAGAAAAGCCAGAAACCTTTGTGAGTGACCAAGCCGTTATAGGTATTTACTACTTTAAAGATGTTGCTGTATTAAAAAATGAACTGCAATATGTTTTAGACCACAACATTATTAATGGAGGCGAATACCAAATTAACGACGGTATTAAACGTATGATGGCTAGTGGTAAAGTCTTTAAAACAGGAACAGTAAGTGAATGGATGGATTGCGGGAACAAAGAAGTAACTGTAGAAACAAATCTCCGTATGCTAGGGTTTCTTCATGAGGCAAATGAACCTTTAGTTTCAGAAAACATAACAAAAGAAAACGCAACAATAATAGAACCTTGCTTTATTGCAGAAGGGGTACAACTTAAAAATAGTACCATAGGGCCATACGTTTCTATAGGTAAAGGCACAATAATTGAAGACAGTAGCGTTAAGAATAGTATAATACAAACACATACAGTAGTTAAAAATGCTACCTTAGACAATGCAATGATTGGCAACCATGCACACTTTAATGGTAATTTTACCGATGTGAGTATTGGCGATTATTCGCAATTGAAATAA
- a CDS encoding tetratricopeptide repeat protein, whose protein sequence is MKIKIAYFFVLFGILLSGSITYAQGEEDEEVTEPTDDLGNVTDAFQENFFEALKQKGIENYELALNALALAEKAAKGNSENVAVINFEKGKNLAALKRYDEAELSYQSVLGVQPSNLDVQEALYDVYYETRNYEKAIPLVKVLITQDEDYKEDLVNLYNRTKQYDEALELLDELDDLWGESIYRNALRRNIYKVTGNSEGAISNLQDKIDKNPEKEQDYLNLIFLYSEQGNTEKAFATAKELLKNQPESELVHFALYKFYLEAGDTDAALKSMDIVFNSTKVSKESKYKVLADFINFVNENPQYETNLEKVVLLFADDSSGQVYESLGQYYTSKGKKEVALSFYDKGVALDSDNYSLLKNTLLLQIDLKKYEEAAALSEEALGTFPAQAMLYLLNGVANNRLQKSDVAIESLETGLDFLLDDPRVERDFYDQLRIAYEAKGEVNKAASFKVKAAQIKLDN, encoded by the coding sequence GTGAAAATTAAAATAGCATATTTCTTTGTTCTCTTCGGAATTCTCCTTTCCGGTTCTATTACCTATGCCCAAGGCGAAGAAGATGAAGAGGTGACAGAACCTACCGACGACCTAGGTAATGTAACAGACGCTTTTCAAGAAAACTTCTTTGAAGCCTTAAAACAAAAGGGCATTGAAAACTACGAACTGGCCTTAAATGCACTTGCCTTAGCAGAAAAGGCAGCCAAAGGAAACAGTGAAAATGTAGCAGTAATTAATTTTGAAAAAGGAAAAAATCTGGCTGCTCTAAAACGGTATGACGAAGCAGAATTGAGTTACCAAAGTGTTTTGGGAGTGCAACCTTCTAATTTAGATGTGCAAGAAGCGCTGTATGACGTGTATTATGAAACACGAAATTACGAAAAGGCTATTCCGTTAGTGAAGGTACTTATAACGCAAGACGAAGACTACAAAGAAGATTTAGTAAACCTATACAACCGCACCAAGCAGTACGATGAGGCATTAGAATTGCTAGATGAACTAGACGATTTGTGGGGCGAAAGCATATATAGAAATGCGTTACGTAGAAATATTTACAAGGTTACTGGCAATAGTGAAGGTGCCATTAGCAACCTTCAGGATAAAATAGATAAGAATCCAGAAAAAGAGCAAGATTATCTCAACCTGATTTTCTTATACAGTGAGCAGGGAAACACAGAAAAAGCGTTTGCAACGGCCAAAGAATTATTGAAAAATCAACCAGAAAGTGAGTTGGTACATTTTGCGCTTTATAAGTTTTATCTGGAAGCCGGAGACACAGATGCGGCATTAAAATCTATGGACATTGTCTTTAATTCGACTAAAGTTTCAAAAGAAAGCAAGTATAAAGTGCTAGCAGATTTTATAAATTTTGTCAATGAGAACCCTCAATACGAAACAAATTTAGAAAAAGTTGTGCTTCTATTCGCAGATGATTCTTCTGGACAAGTATACGAGTCTCTGGGGCAATATTACACTTCTAAAGGAAAAAAAGAGGTGGCACTAAGCTTTTATGATAAGGGAGTTGCTTTAGACAGTGACAATTATAGTTTGCTGAAAAATACATTGTTATTGCAAATAGATCTAAAAAAATATGAAGAGGCAGCCGCGTTAAGTGAAGAAGCCTTGGGTACTTTTCCTGCTCAGGCCATGCTGTATTTGCTGAATGGGGTTGCTAATAATAGACTCCAAAAGTCTGATGTTGCAATAGAAAGTTTAGAGACAGGCTTAGATTTCTTGTTAGATGATCCTCGTGTAGAACGCGACTTCTATGATCAATTACGCATTGCATATGAAGCGAAAGGAGAGGTTAATAAGGCTGCGTCATTTAAAGTTAAAGCCGCGCAAATAAAGTTGGACAATTAA
- a CDS encoding DUF4292 domain-containing protein, which yields MKKFIVVVVLALFVVGCKGTKSVSGTVKNLSVKNIATAHNNASPNFKTLAARVFVVYRDEKKEQSITISVRMEKDKTIWMKASLLGITLAKAKITTERVQYYETVGKTYFDGDFSLLSNWLGTEINFQQAQSILLGESIFNLNQGNYTSEVVADKYKVQPKNQDPNFIYSLLMLSGNFRIASETLSQPDKGRILTIRYDDYQTIEGALYPKEIHVLASENDSTTKIDLTYRKIEPNVSISFPFTIPDGYSEMKL from the coding sequence ATGAAAAAATTCATAGTTGTAGTGGTTCTTGCACTGTTTGTAGTGGGCTGTAAAGGAACAAAAAGCGTTAGCGGTACGGTTAAAAATCTTTCTGTAAAAAATATTGCCACAGCGCACAATAATGCTTCCCCCAATTTTAAAACACTTGCTGCTCGCGTTTTTGTGGTTTATAGAGACGAAAAAAAGGAGCAGAGCATAACGATAAGTGTTCGTATGGAGAAGGACAAAACCATCTGGATGAAAGCGTCTCTATTAGGAATTACTTTGGCTAAAGCTAAGATTACTACAGAGAGAGTGCAGTACTACGAAACCGTGGGCAAGACTTATTTCGACGGAGATTTCAGTCTTTTAAGTAACTGGTTAGGTACTGAAATAAATTTTCAACAAGCGCAAAGCATATTGTTAGGGGAGAGTATTTTTAATCTAAACCAAGGGAATTATACTTCAGAAGTGGTAGCAGACAAATACAAAGTACAGCCCAAAAACCAAGATCCTAATTTTATCTATTCGCTTTTAATGTTGTCAGGAAATTTCAGAATAGCTTCAGAGACACTTTCACAGCCAGACAAAGGCAGAATATTAACGATTAGATACGACGATTATCAAACTATAGAAGGCGCGTTGTACCCAAAAGAAATTCATGTATTGGCCTCAGAGAATGACAGTACCACAAAAATTGATTTAACGTATCGGAAGATTGAACCCAATGTTTCTATTAGTTTTCCGTTTACCATACCAGACGGTTATTCTGAAATGAAATTATGA
- a CDS encoding murein hydrolase activator EnvC family protein: MMRKNLSLLIVLVSFLFFTTEGFAQSKKQQELEAQRQSILQEIKQINSLLFKTRGEKKSVLTQVEDLNQRIRTTENLIKITNRQANLLTREINDNLGKIDNLRTELTTLKEDYAAMIQKSYKSKSEQSRIMFLLSSEGFLQAYKRVQYMKQYTKYRKEQGEAIKEKTALLKILNKDLLEQNEKKKRLIAENERTKIELTKERKNQESLIASLKKDEGSFANQIRAKQKRANALDREIDKLIAEAIAAANKDSGEATNKGTTVKKSSKTFVMNAEAKALAANFTSNKGKLPWPITKGGIVVERYGRHRHAQFPNVEVFNSGVEIATETGTQARAVFEGTVLKIQQVKGANMNVMVRHGNYISVYNNLTNILVKKGDKVSTKQPLGTIYTNPTTGKTTFKFVIFQNTKRLNPADWIYKM; the protein is encoded by the coding sequence ATGATGCGAAAAAATCTGTCCTTATTAATTGTTCTTGTCTCCTTCCTTTTTTTTACTACGGAAGGCTTTGCGCAATCTAAAAAACAGCAAGAGCTAGAAGCACAGCGGCAATCTATACTTCAAGAAATAAAACAAATTAATTCGTTACTTTTTAAAACAAGAGGAGAGAAAAAGTCGGTACTTACACAAGTTGAAGACTTAAATCAAAGAATAAGGACAACAGAAAACTTAATTAAAATTACCAATAGACAAGCAAATTTACTTACCAGAGAGATTAATGATAACCTAGGTAAGATAGATAACCTTAGGACAGAGCTTACTACTTTAAAAGAAGACTATGCCGCAATGATTCAGAAGTCGTATAAAAGTAAGTCTGAACAAAGTAGAATAATGTTTTTGTTATCTTCTGAGGGCTTTTTACAGGCGTATAAACGCGTTCAGTATATGAAGCAATACACAAAGTACCGAAAGGAGCAAGGAGAAGCTATTAAGGAGAAGACAGCGTTGCTTAAAATCTTGAATAAAGATTTACTAGAGCAGAATGAAAAAAAGAAAAGGCTTATTGCAGAAAATGAGCGTACCAAAATAGAACTTACCAAAGAACGTAAAAACCAAGAAAGTTTAATAGCTTCACTTAAAAAGGATGAAGGTTCATTTGCTAATCAGATACGAGCAAAGCAAAAAAGAGCCAATGCTTTAGATAGAGAAATAGATAAATTAATTGCCGAGGCTATTGCAGCCGCCAACAAAGATTCTGGAGAAGCTACTAATAAGGGAACTACTGTAAAAAAGAGCAGTAAGACTTTTGTTATGAATGCAGAGGCAAAAGCGTTGGCTGCTAATTTTACATCAAATAAAGGAAAGCTTCCATGGCCCATCACCAAGGGGGGTATTGTTGTAGAACGCTACGGAAGACATAGGCATGCACAATTTCCGAATGTGGAGGTGTTTAATAGTGGTGTAGAAATAGCAACAGAAACAGGAACACAAGCACGCGCCGTTTTTGAAGGAACGGTCTTAAAAATACAGCAAGTTAAAGGAGCCAACATGAACGTAATGGTTCGCCACGGTAATTATATTTCAGTGTATAACAATCTTACTAATATTTTAGTAAAGAAAGGAGATAAGGTAAGTACGAAGCAACCTTTAGGTACTATTTATACCAATCCAACTACTGGAAAGACTACCTTTAAATTTGTAATATTTCAGAACACCAAAAGACTTAATCCAGCCGATTGGATTTATAAAATGTAA